The segment CTCGGCATGCATGACAAGCCGATCGTCATGCTCGACCCGTTCGGGCACTACGACGGTTTGCTGAATTGGCTGCGCGGGTTGGTGGACACCGGTTATGTCGGTGAACGCGCACTGGAGCGGCTGGTGCTCGTCACCGATGTTGAGACGGCTCTCAGCGCGTGTAGCCCCGATCACTAGGCTTGGTGGCCATGAGTGACGACACAACGCGCACCAGCGTCGGCCTGCTCGATATCGCCACCAAGATCCCCGGGTTGTTGCTGGATGCACCGGCGATCGTGCGGGGCGTGGTCACCGGCATGGGCGCCCGGCCCACCGCCAAGACCTCGATCGGCAAGGTCTTCCAGGACCGCGCCGCCCAGTACGGCGACCGGGTCTTCCTGAAATTCGAGGACCAGAAGATCACCTACCGGCAGGCCAACGAGACGGTCAACCGCTACGCCGCGGTACTCGCCGCCCGGGGTGTCGGCCACGGTGACGTCGTCGGGATCATGCTGCGCAACTCCCCGGACTCGGTGCTGCTGATGCTGGCCACCGTCAAATGTGGGGCCACCGCCGGCATGCTCAACTACCACCAGCGCGGCAACGTGCTGGCCCACAGCATCGGCCTGCTGAACGCCAAGGCCATCGTCGCCGAGGCCGACCTGGTGGAACCCATCACCGACAGCGGGGTGGCCACCGACGGCCTGATCACCCTCGACGAATTGCGGCAGGCCGCCACCACCGCACCCACCACCAACCCGCCGACGACGGCCGCGGTACTGGCCAAGCACAAGGCGTTCTACATCTTCACCTCGGGCACCACCGGCATGCCCAAGGCCAGCGTGATGACCCACTACCGCTGGCTGCGTGCGCTGGCCGGGTTCGGCGGCCTCGGCCTGCGCCTGAACAGCAATGACACCCTCTACTGCTGCCTGCCGCTCTATCACAACAATGCGCTGACGGTGTCGGTCGGTTCGGCCCTGAACGCGGGCGCCGCGCTCGCGCTGGGCAAGTCGTTCTCCGCGTCGCGGTTCTGGGACGACGTGATCAAACACGACGCCACCGCCTTCGTCTACATCGGCGAGATCTGCGGGTACCTGCTCAACCAGCCGCCCAAGCCGACCGATCGGGCGCACAAGGTGCGCGTGATCGTCGGCAACGGGCTGCGCCCGGCCATCTGGGACGACTTCACCACCCGCTTCGGCATCCCGCGGGTATGCGAGTTCTACGGCGCCAGCGAGGGAAACACCGCGTTCGTCAACGTGTTCAACGTGTCCAAGTCCACCGGCATCTGCCCGAGCCCGGTGGCCTTCGTCGAATACGACCTGGACACCGGGGAACCCGCTCGGGCCGCCGACGGTCGGCTGCGCAAGGTCAAGAAGGGCCAACCCGGCCTGCTGCTGTCCAAGGTCAGCAGCTTCCAGCCCTTCGACGGTTACACGGACAAGTCGGCATCGGAGAAGAAGCTGGTGCGTGACGCGTTCAAGGAGGGCGACGTCTGGTTCAACACCGGGGATCTGATGCGCGCGCAGGGCTTCGGGCACGCGGCCTTCGCGGACCGGCTCGGCGACACCTTCCGGTGGAAGGGCGAGAACGTCGCCACCACCGAGGTGGAGGCCGGGCTGTCCGGCGACAAGCAGGTCGAGGAGGCCACCGTGTTCGGGGTCGAGGTGCCCGGCGCCGGTGGTCGCGCGGGCATGGTCGCGCTGCAACTCAAGGCGGGGCAGGAGTTCGACGGAGCGGCGCTGGCGCGCACCGCCTACGCGCACCTACCCCCGTACGCGGTGCCGCTGTTCGTGCGGATCGTGCCGGAACTGGCGCACACCTCGACGTTCAAGAGCCAGAAGGTCGAACTGCGCAAACAGGGCTACGGCGAGGACGTCGGGGATCCGCTCTACGTGCTGGCCGGACGCGAGGAGGGCTACGTGCCCTTCTATCCGGAGTACGTCGACGAGGTGAAGGACGGTAAGCGCCCGAAGTCCTGAGCGACTTCGGCGTGATCGGCTGCGGTCAGCGCAACAAATCACGCCGAAATCGCTGAGCGCTAGCCTGGACAGCGTGCAGTCGACGGGCAGGGGCGAGCGAGGCGACGGGAACAAGACCTTCCTCGGCCGCCCGGTCGCCGGTGACCGGGCCATGATCATGGCGATCGTCAACCGCACGCCGGATTCCTTCTATGACCGTGGGGCCACCTTCACCGACGAGGCCGCCAAGGAGGCCGCGCACCGCAAGGTCGCCGACGGCGCGGACATCATCGATATCGGCGGGGTGAAGGCGGGCCCGGGCGAGGTTGTGGACGCCGACGAGGAGATCGCGCGGGTGGTGCCGTTCATCGAATGGC is part of the Mycobacterium adipatum genome and harbors:
- the fadD6 gene encoding long-chain-acyl-CoA synthetase FadD6; amino-acid sequence: MSDDTTRTSVGLLDIATKIPGLLLDAPAIVRGVVTGMGARPTAKTSIGKVFQDRAAQYGDRVFLKFEDQKITYRQANETVNRYAAVLAARGVGHGDVVGIMLRNSPDSVLLMLATVKCGATAGMLNYHQRGNVLAHSIGLLNAKAIVAEADLVEPITDSGVATDGLITLDELRQAATTAPTTNPPTTAAVLAKHKAFYIFTSGTTGMPKASVMTHYRWLRALAGFGGLGLRLNSNDTLYCCLPLYHNNALTVSVGSALNAGAALALGKSFSASRFWDDVIKHDATAFVYIGEICGYLLNQPPKPTDRAHKVRVIVGNGLRPAIWDDFTTRFGIPRVCEFYGASEGNTAFVNVFNVSKSTGICPSPVAFVEYDLDTGEPARAADGRLRKVKKGQPGLLLSKVSSFQPFDGYTDKSASEKKLVRDAFKEGDVWFNTGDLMRAQGFGHAAFADRLGDTFRWKGENVATTEVEAGLSGDKQVEEATVFGVEVPGAGGRAGMVALQLKAGQEFDGAALARTAYAHLPPYAVPLFVRIVPELAHTSTFKSQKVELRKQGYGEDVGDPLYVLAGREEGYVPFYPEYVDEVKDGKRPKS